In the genome of Populus trichocarpa isolate Nisqually-1 chromosome 6, P.trichocarpa_v4.1, whole genome shotgun sequence, one region contains:
- the LOC18100672 gene encoding protein sym-1 isoform X1, whose protein sequence is MGMSQVFVLLATSSMKGCRFIRSRLLMRPNSLRFVGAKVAIDGFLFGPLDLLVFFSYMGFATGKSVPQIRKDLKRDLIPAFVLEGGIRPIVRVANFRFVPVRYQLLYVNFFCLLDSCFLSWLE, encoded by the exons ATGGGCATGTCTCAAGTTTTTGTCCTTTTGGCCACTTCTA GTATGAAGGGTTGCCGATTTATTAGATCACGACTTCTAATGCGTCCAAATTCCTTGCGGTTTGTTGGTGCTAAAGTAGCAATTGATGGGTTCCTCTTTGGACCACTGGATCTGCTTGTATTTTTCAGTTACATGGGTTTTGCCACTGGAAAGAGCGTTCCCCAAATCAGGAAAGATTTGAAGAGGGACTTGATACCAGCTTTTGTTTTGGAAGGAGGTATACGGCCAATTGTTCGAGTTGCGAATTTCCGATTTGTACCTGTGAGGTATCAACTCTTGTATGTCAACTTCTTCTGCTTGTTGGATAGTTGTTTTCTGTCATGGCTTGAGTAG
- the LOC18100672 gene encoding uncharacterized protein C4G9.14 isoform X2, with product MGMSQVFVLLATSSMKGCRFIRSRLLMRPNSLRFVGAKVAIDGFLFGPLDLLVFFSYMGFATGKSVPQIRKDLKRDLIPAFVLEGGIRPIVRVANFRFVPVRTNRF from the exons ATGGGCATGTCTCAAGTTTTTGTCCTTTTGGCCACTTCTA GTATGAAGGGTTGCCGATTTATTAGATCACGACTTCTAATGCGTCCAAATTCCTTGCGGTTTGTTGGTGCTAAAGTAGCAATTGATGGGTTCCTCTTTGGACCACTGGATCTGCTTGTATTTTTCAGTTACATGGGTTTTGCCACTGGAAAGAGCGTTCCCCAAATCAGGAAAGATTTGAAGAGGGACTTGATACCAGCTTTTGTTTTGGAAGGAGGTATACGGCCAATTGTTCGAGTTGCGAATTTCCGATTTGTACCTGTGAG GACCAACCGATTCTAG